A window of Bacteroidota bacterium genomic DNA:
TCATAAAAAACTCCCGGCTGCTCAGCATGTAACCAATGCCCGGCATTTTTAATTTCTTCAATGCTGTAATCTGGAAAATGAAGACTGATGTCTTCTTCGTCTTCAGTCCGGATGTAGTTTGATTTTTCTCCGTCTAAAAAAAGTGTGGGACCGTCAAAAAAAGCATTTTGAGGTAATGATACTCCAACGTTTTCTATGTGTTTAGCTATGATGTCGATGTTAAACCTAAATCCTAAGCGGTCTTTTTCTTTCCAGTATAAACTCTTAAGCAAAAACTGTCTGATTCCAAAATTGTCAATCGATTTGGCCAATTCTGCATCGGCTTGTTTTCTTGAGTGTATTTCCTTGAAATTTAGTTCACTCAAAGCTTCAAGTATGAAATCGTGGTGAACCGGGTATTCCCGTGGCGCAATATCTGCTACGATTAGCTTTTTTACTTTTGAAGGGTTCATTGCTGCAAAACACATTACTGTTTTTCCTCCCATTGAGTGTCCAAGCAGATTTACTCTTCCCAGTTGATGTTCTTCAATATAATTCTCCAGATCTGAAACCATATCCTGATAGGTCCACTCTTCTGAATGAAAACTTTGTCCGTGGTTTCTCTGATCAATTACATGTACTTCATAGTCTTTGGAAAATTGCTTGGCAAGACTGACCCAATTGTCGCCCATGCCAAACAATCCGTGAAGAATTAACAATGGTTCGCCCTGTCCGTATATTCTGGAGAAAAGTATCATTGATTGTATTTTTTTACCGCTAAGGAGGCAAAGTTTTGCGCTAAGTTTCGCTGAGTACGTGGCGGAACTTAGCGCTTAACTTTGCGTTACGTTGCGGTTAATTATACGATAGCATTTACCTGATAAATGTTATTTTCTATTTCAATCTAGCCAAATACATCTGAATAGTATTTTCCAGTCCCAGATACAAAGCTTCCGAAATCAAAGCATGACCAATAGAAACCTCGTCTAATCCCGGTATCTCTTTAGCAAAGAATTCAATGTTATCTAAGCTTAAATCATGACCTGCATTTACTCCCAAGCCCAATTCAATTGCCAGCTTTGCAGAGTCAGCATAAGGAATTATGGCTTTCTTGTTCCCTTTTCCGTATTGAGTTGCAAATTCTTCGGTGTAAAGTTCTACTCTGTCGGTACCGGTTTCTTTTGCTCCTTCAATTAATTTAAGGTCAGTATCTATAAAGATAGAGGTTCTGATTCCTGCATTTTTAAATTCCGAAATAACTTCTTTTAGGAAGTTTTTGTGAGTAATTGTATCCCATCCTGCATTTGAGGTAATGGCATCCGGAGCATCGGGTACTAAAGTTACCTGCTCAGGTTTCGATTCTAAAACCAATTTGACAAATTCGGGAGTTGGATTTCCTTCAATGTTAAATTCGGTGTTTACAATTGGTCTGAGGTCAAAAACATCTTTTCTTGTTATATGTCTTTCGTCCGGTCTTGGGTGAATTGTAATTCCTTGAGCTCCAAATCTCTGAGCATCAACAGCTACTTTGGTCACGCTTGGCACGTCGCCACCTCTCGCATTTCTGAGAGTAGCTATTTTATTGATGTTTACGCTTAATTTTGTCATTTATATAAAAAATTATTTATACAAAATTACTACTTATAGCAGTTATCAGCTATATTTCCTCAAACAAAATATTTTTTTCTTTACGATTTTAAAAAAATAGAAGTATTGCTGTTGGTTTAGTAATCTTTTACAGTATTTTTTTGTTAAAAGCGGATATTAATTGTCATTCTATGTATTTTTGTGTACTTTACTATTACGAGAAATAAAAAATATGTCAGGCTATGTTGGTGAATGAATATCTTACAAACGACTTTAAACCATTATCTCCAAAAGATACGGTAGAGGTGGCAAGGGAATTATTCGAAGGAAGTAGTTTTGACTTTTTACCGATAGTTGATGGTAGTTTGTTGATAGGTTGTCTGCCTTCTGACTTTAACTTAAGTAACCGCTCAAATTCTTTTGTTGGCGATTATCTTGATGAGTGTGTGTTTTTCTTTGTTCAGAAAAATTCAAACCTGATCGATACCTTGAGAATATCGGGCATAAATGACTCTAATTTGATTCCTGTAACTAACGAAAATAATGAATACCTGGGCTATGTTACTCAGAACGATATTATGTCGCATTTTTCCAAATCACCATTCTTTAGTGAGATAGGAGGGGTTCTGGTAGTAAAGAAATCGATAAAAGAATATGGGATATCTGAACTTGCTCAGATTGTGGAAACCGAAAACGCAAAGATACTTGGCGTTTTTGTAAGTGATTTTGTTGGAGAAGAGGTTGTGCTTACTGTTAAAATAAATCAAATGCGTTTAGGTGTTATAGAAGCGGCACTAAAGCGTTTTGGTTATACTATTTTGGAAAGCTATCACGAGAATAAAATTATTG
This region includes:
- a CDS encoding CBS domain-containing protein; translation: MLVNEYLTNDFKPLSPKDTVEVARELFEGSSFDFLPIVDGSLLIGCLPSDFNLSNRSNSFVGDYLDECVFFFVQKNSNLIDTLRISGINDSNLIPVTNENNEYLGYVTQNDIMSHFSKSPFFSEIGGVLVVKKSIKEYGISELAQIVETENAKILGVFVSDFVGEEVVLTVKINQMRLGVIEAALKRFGYTILESYHENKIIDDMQDRYDSLMNYLDV
- a CDS encoding pyridoxine 5'-phosphate synthase, with the protein product MTKLSVNINKIATLRNARGGDVPSVTKVAVDAQRFGAQGITIHPRPDERHITRKDVFDLRPIVNTEFNIEGNPTPEFVKLVLESKPEQVTLVPDAPDAITSNAGWDTITHKNFLKEVISEFKNAGIRTSIFIDTDLKLIEGAKETGTDRVELYTEEFATQYGKGNKKAIIPYADSAKLAIELGLGVNAGHDLSLDNIEFFAKEIPGLDEVSIGHALISEALYLGLENTIQMYLARLK
- a CDS encoding alpha/beta fold hydrolase — encoded protein: MILFSRIYGQGEPLLILHGLFGMGDNWVSLAKQFSKDYEVHVIDQRNHGQSFHSEEWTYQDMVSDLENYIEEHQLGRVNLLGHSMGGKTVMCFAAMNPSKVKKLIVADIAPREYPVHHDFILEALSELNFKEIHSRKQADAELAKSIDNFGIRQFLLKSLYWKEKDRLGFRFNIDIIAKHIENVGVSLPQNAFFDGPTLFLDGEKSNYIRTEDEEDISLHFPDYSIEEIKNAGHWLHAEQPGVFY